acTATCAAATatggcgcatttctcggcttttaacaaaatgctatacgtcgccaggtgtttcatcagattcgaggagtTGCCTCCTTtacacagtatcaccttaaagcacttgttgcaggctgctgagtttgcatcttttgctgtgaagtacagccagactttgaccgcttcgccttgggcgtttttaatctgtagctctgctctaaaagaacgtacgtacctgggcccgcctactaagcttgcaaaggtaaaatgattggctagaatccaaagtgtatgacatctcaggaaaaaaaagcaccgaaataaagcactgaaatgtgcgctgctttttggtctggttactacggtttatgtcagaaccggtgcgataccggtacccatctctagagctaagggggcaaaacaattgcatgagtgctgctgtttgactgagtaAGAATAAAggagtcgtggtaagccaatcacatgaccacttaaagacaaagcaacaaggtgatacataccagtttttaaattgtgttgacaggccacgtaaaaccagagtcatgataaacaatatatacgcggcgttttttcctcaatagtttcgtcacgtttactgtctaaggacagcgctagcaagcactctctgcttatgagcaaaaaccccccccccaaaaaacaggaagttttaggagtgacggcgagagagagacagcagaaaaagagagagagcgagttttgagatgtgagagatttgtgacgtttagcgtgtttggagtgtgtagttaatgtgttgtcttgtgtagttagtgtgtagtcttgtggatagttttgtgttgtgtgtcagaacaatgaggcgactgctgtctccaggtagaaacagcagtgatacacctgctgctgtcagacctgcaggtatcaggctgtgatgttctcctttataatggacagaaattattcttttcgagtggcacaaataatttgtgtggcatcttactgaatgcagaacagctgattgttctgtaaatagtttgaaatggttattttaaaaaagagtaaaaggtaaatggatgcaaataactttgttgtttgcaaagcttgtgcataggattttaaaattgacaatttatatttgcatttaaagttatgaaatacaattcattaaacatgtttgtggttgttatggtaaaaaatataacttttttttttttttttttttttaaacttacctATTTTTCTGAATAAGCAATTTTTTAAAGTGATCGACTCAGTAGTATTACCATTTGTCTGGGGCTTTAAAACTCACAGGATATCAAAAGTTCATCTATGTAAGTCAAAACTTAAGGGTGGATTTGCTTTGCcagtgtttcagttttattattggGCTGCAAATGCTAGAACTCTTGCTTATTGGCAGGAAGGGTACAAAAAAATTAAGTCTGCCGATACCCCACCTTGGGTGGTCATAGAGAGTGGTGGGGTTGAGAATAGTTCCCTCCctgctcttcttttttcatcCTCTAATTCGCGAACCAAGGTCAATAATTTTATAGTTTCGAACTGTGTTAAAATCTTTAGTCAGATCAAAAAAGGTTGTGGTCTACCAGACACTTCAATCCATACTCCAATATACGGTAAtcatgcattcccaccctcatgttTAGACGCCTCTTTTGATATCTGGACACAGAAAGGTATTATTACTCTCAAAGATTTATATATTGACAGGCAGTTTGCATCATTTACTCAGTTGCAGAACAAGTTCTCTCTCCCTGcgtcacatttttttcattatttacagaTAAGAAACTATGTCCGTCAGAGTATTGCTAATTTTCCATCTCTTCCGGAAGAGGGGTCAATTTTTACACTTCTTCTGAGTTCCCCGGATTCTAAAAAGTTGGTTTCTGGTTTTGTGAAAGCCTTTTCTGAGTATTtctccgcaactgaaaatagttgtggatgattactatacctttctaatgtgacgttgttgtccctggctctctttctctgtctctccctcccgctctgttcctgtgctactgcaagtgtaactaccgcccctcccccctctgccccgcgcaaagcacaaggctcgcatgctgagtgaagcggaaaataagtgcgagagagagggtgagagaaagaaaaaaaaacaacccacggctcgcgataaggagccggctcgcgtcgttcacgtcaaagatccggctctaagagccatttcttTCGcaaccgacacatcactagtgGTGTGATGTAGATGCCAATAACAGCTGCAGCTGATTTGATTTTCATAAAATCAAGTCAAGGTCACTGCAAATgtgaaaaatcattaaaaactttATATTACCAACAAATATTTTATGGATTGGCTCAGGGGACACGAGCACCTAGGCTGGCTAAGCATTTGACGGTGACCTTTATTGTTGGCAAGTTCAAAGTTGATCctgaaaaatatgttaaagaaaaaaatttgaGTAATATATCATATAAAAGGTCAAGAGGTATGCTGTGCAACACATATGGCTTTTCAATGCAATGATGTCATAATGTTTCACAAAATCACACACTGCGTGAGTACATTTTAAAATCTCAAGTTTTTACAGCTTATAGAAGCCAACGATTTCAGCCAATTCTGCTCCAAagataataaaatacacttctctACAGTGTTTTATGATGACTGTTATTAGTCCATAAAAAAGTCATTGAGAGAAATCTGAGCCTAAATGTCTGATCCTAATAAGTTCTAGTCTTGATTTCCTTTGGCTCTTTTGAGTTTAGGTTAATATCTCTGTCATCACTATTCACAGACAGTCTTAACAAACTGCAAACGTCTATTAATAGGAATAATACAAGAGTATTATCATATATATGACTTAAGTTTATTGGTTTCAAAGCGCAAGAGAGCTACAGCGTGTTTTAACAACTCAAGTGAAATTTATTAATACAGTTGAATATCATAAATGGAAAATTTTGCCTCAAAAACTTTAGTAATTTGTGCCTCAAACAACAAGATATCCAAAACAatctctggaaaaaaaagaataacggGGTTGAACAAAGAGAGGAGAGGCTCGTTGGAGGAGCTCGGAGTGAATTTCCAAGTGCATCATTTGCAGAAGTGTTTCACCTGATATGTAACAAAGTAAAGTGACACACAGCTAGAATATACAAACCACAGCAGGGCAAGAACTTTACAAATAACATTGCTACtgtattaaagtttattttagcTCTTCTTTCACATCATTTGTAAATATATGTAGATAGTTAAACTGATAAATAAAGTACTAACAATACTGGATATAATTCGTCCAACCTGCAAGTTGTGAACATGATCATCTGATTTTAGAGATCATAGACACAATAACAGTCTATAACAAATTTAAGAACcgtttttttgtttcatgtttaattCATAGCTTTCAAAGAGGTCAAGAAGGAGGAAGTCTCATTTTGTTATATAATTGTTATATATTCTCTGTTTGCATCTCTGTTTTAACTTCTACACTTTTTCAGGAGCGTGAGGAACCTGGAGGTTTTTACTCAGGCCTGAGTTGTTTCTCCCAGTTTCCTTAATGCAGCTTCAAACTTACCCAGTGAGGTAGGTTTGCTTTGTGATGTGTAACATGGTAACTGTGTGTTCAGAGAGtataagaaagaaaatatcAGCGTGACATAATCTCTTCCAtttcacaataatgtttaaatgatggtacaaaacataattttatggcagtgtatgtaaatatgagACATGTAATAATGAGGCAATGCTTGTGTTTATTATGTGAGAAGCTACATGATGCTCACATGCTAACTAAGCTAAAGAAAGCTGCAGTTGTTTATAACAACTTTGTTATGATTAAAGCTTACATGCTGAAGAATGCTGATCTAAAACTCGCTCAGTATTTGAATTCATGATTTTTTATGCATTTGGTTTTAGCTGTTCAAAAACACTTTTCAGTTTAACCTTCACATCTCTCACGCTGTTCAGTTTCTCATTCTTAACAAATTCTGTGATCTTTATCTGTGATTTGGAAAGGAAACGTTTCCCTTTGGGTGTGGGACGTTTTCCAAGAGAAACTTTCACAGGTGACGAATCTGAAGGAGTAGAGGTGTTTGTAAaaggaacagatgtgggtgagCAATTGCAGTTAGAGGAAAGGTCTGAGTACAAGTGAGAGACCGTTGTATCAAGAGGGCATTCTTTTTGAGGAAATGGTTCAATTCTCAGGGTTTTTTTGAGGTCTGCCAAGGTCCTTGTCAGCAGATATTTAGGACCATTCCTGTTGTTCTTGCCCCAGTGTGCACTTGCCAGCCACCTGCCCTGTTTCTCACTGTAGCAGCAGAAAGCTGACCAGAGCACTGAAGGAATATTGATCAAATGGTTGAGACGACTGTCGCTGGGCTTTGCTCCTATTACTACAAAGGTCTCCTCATTTTTGCAGTgattattaaaaacacattttacacatttctcCATTTTGTTCCAGCTTCCATGGTTGAATTTATCTTTTTGCGGAACAATGTTAGTCATGGTAAAAGTAGACCTTTGTTCAATATAATTGGATCCGTAAGACCTTGGAAATAAGTGTCCTCTGGTAAAATTCAAGccatttttataattttcattttcagcctgGTGCTCATAGATGGTGTTCTCGTTTGAT
The sequence above is a segment of the Oreochromis aureus strain Israel breed Guangdong linkage group 3, ZZ_aureus, whole genome shotgun sequence genome. Coding sequences within it:
- the LOC120433718 gene encoding endonuclease domain-containing 1 protein-like; the encoded protein is MQHLLPLAAILLLSIIPVEAEVVASVEHCNEFFLQQTPPQIPGILEGGIIQDKTRYKWICQTYKNRKTFVTLYDTHNKIPVFSAAQYRGEDGEIIVKRPKWMIEPQLENMLDNRNMRGSNENTIYEHQAENENYKNGLNFTRGHLFPRSYGSNYIEQRSTFTMTNIVPQKDKFNHGSWNKMEKCVKCVFNNHCKNEETFVVIGAKPSDSRLNHLINIPSVLWSAFCCYSEKQGRWLASAHWGKNNRNGPKYLLTRTLADLKKTLRIEPFPQKECPLDTTVSHLYSDLSSNCNCSPTSVPFTNTSTPSDSSPVKVSLGKRPTPKGKRFLSKSQIKITEFVKNEKLNSVRDVKVKLKSVFEQLKPNA